Proteins encoded by one window of Sorangium aterium:
- a CDS encoding formylglycine-generating enzyme family protein → MRPAALFTLATVASLVAFSLAGAAAPPPRARRAPRLPARPEAALSAGAEGQRARSPASVVALRAPGPPAVLVRAGSFMMGSSEVEIAHAVTLCKLEPAGELCVDETEASFANELVPHEVYLSDFWIDRTEVTVASYRRCVSAGVCAEPPYASGGQRFDRPGYPVVLVSWSDAQRYCGWAGGRLPTEAEWERAARGVAGRRYPWGHVYNPFHANHGRLSFDELDDGDGFLELAPVGSLVAGRTPDGIDDLAGNVEEWVADYYHPEYPSGSAKNPRGPDMGEERVLRGGSYILGRPWLRGAARGHDSPTSRRAWRGFRCARDA, encoded by the coding sequence ATGCGCCCGGCGGCCCTCTTCACGCTGGCCACGGTGGCCTCGCTCGTCGCCTTCTCCCTGGCCGGCGCGGCCGCTCCACCACCCCGCGCGCGGCGCGCCCCGCGCCTCCCGGCGCGCCCGGAGGCCGCGCTCTCGGCGGGCGCCGAGGGCCAGCGCGCGCGCTCGCCCGCGAGCGTCGTCGCGCTGCGCGCGCCCGGCCCGCCCGCCGTCCTCGTGCGCGCAGGGAGCTTCATGATGGGATCGAGCGAGGTCGAGATCGCGCACGCGGTGACGCTCTGCAAGCTCGAGCCGGCCGGTGAGCTGTGCGTCGACGAGACCGAGGCGAGCTTCGCGAATGAGCTCGTGCCCCACGAGGTGTACCTGTCGGATTTCTGGATCGATCGAACCGAGGTGACCGTCGCGAGCTACCGCCGGTGCGTCTCGGCCGGCGTCTGCGCCGAACCTCCGTACGCCTCCGGCGGGCAGCGGTTCGATCGGCCCGGGTATCCGGTGGTGCTCGTCTCGTGGAGCGACGCGCAGCGCTACTGCGGCTGGGCCGGCGGTCGCCTGCCGACCGAGGCCGAATGGGAGCGGGCTGCGCGCGGCGTGGCCGGGCGCCGCTACCCGTGGGGCCATGTCTACAACCCTTTCCACGCGAACCACGGGAGGCTGTCGTTCGACGAGCTCGACGACGGCGACGGCTTCCTCGAGCTCGCGCCCGTCGGCTCGCTCGTGGCCGGCCGCACCCCCGACGGCATCGACGACCTCGCCGGCAACGTCGAGGAGTGGGTCGCTGATTACTACCATCCCGAGTATCCAAGCGGCAGCGCGAAGAACCCGCGTGGGCCCGACATGGGGGAGGAGCGCGTGCTGCGGGGCGGCAGCTACATCCTGGGCCGGCCCTGGCTGCGCGGCGCCGCGCGGGGGCACGACTCACCGACCAGCCGCCGCGCGTGGCGCGGCTTCCGCTGCGCCCGCGACGCCTGA
- a CDS encoding metallophosphoesterase family protein has translation MRIAHLSDLHLLSLEGAIPFRLLNKRLTGYLNLRFRRHAIHKPHAVQAAAREIRRLGVDHVVITGDVSNLALEREFVLVRNFLQSDLGLPPERVSIVPGNHDAYTKGAHRSQRFSRYFAPYLRSDLVLDAPGKSDDGGAGRDDAGSAFPFVHLRGPVAIIGLSTAWPRPPLVASGRLGPVQLRALERVLAHPEVRRRTPVVLQHHPFHNPASRAKTLLEGLGDAAAEGRLLRQVRRGLLLHGHLHRRIHRKLHTERGHIDAVGATSASLLHDSDERMAGFNVYEIDDAGTIGGITSHRFVPGQDAFREVPVPER, from the coding sequence GTGAGGATCGCGCACCTCTCCGACCTGCACCTCCTCTCCCTCGAGGGGGCCATCCCGTTCCGGCTCCTGAACAAGCGTCTCACGGGCTACCTCAACCTCCGCTTCCGGCGCCACGCCATCCACAAGCCGCACGCGGTGCAAGCAGCGGCGCGGGAGATACGGCGGCTCGGCGTGGACCACGTCGTCATCACCGGCGACGTCTCGAACCTCGCGCTCGAGCGAGAGTTCGTCCTGGTCCGCAACTTCTTGCAGAGCGATCTCGGTCTTCCTCCCGAGCGGGTGAGCATCGTCCCGGGGAACCACGACGCGTACACGAAGGGCGCGCACCGCTCGCAGCGCTTCTCTCGGTACTTCGCGCCGTACCTGCGCTCCGACCTCGTCCTCGACGCGCCTGGGAAGAGCGACGACGGCGGGGCCGGCCGCGATGACGCAGGCTCGGCGTTCCCCTTCGTGCACCTGCGCGGGCCGGTCGCGATCATCGGCCTCTCGACCGCCTGGCCGCGTCCCCCGCTGGTGGCATCGGGGCGGCTCGGGCCGGTCCAGCTGCGCGCGCTCGAGCGGGTGCTAGCGCACCCGGAGGTGCGACGGCGAACGCCGGTCGTGCTCCAGCACCACCCCTTCCACAACCCGGCGAGCCGGGCGAAGACCTTGCTGGAAGGCCTGGGTGACGCCGCGGCCGAGGGGCGGTTGCTGCGGCAGGTTCGCCGCGGCTTGCTGCTGCACGGGCACCTGCACCGGCGCATTCACCGCAAGCTGCACACCGAGCGGGGTCACATCGACGCCGTGGGCGCAACCAGCGCTTCGCTCCTTCACGACAGCGATGAACGGATGGCCGGGTTCAATGTCTACGAGATCGACGACGCGGGGACGATCGGGGGCATCACGTCGCACCGCTTCGTCCCGGGTCAAGACGCGTTCCGCGAGGTCCCGGTCCCCGAGCGATGA
- a CDS encoding cold-shock protein has product MAVGKVKWFNDEKGWGFIKQETGPDVFVHYSQINGEGRRRLFEDETVEFEIKEGPKGLQAVNVIRATA; this is encoded by the coding sequence ATGGCAGTTGGCAAGGTTAAGTGGTTCAACGACGAGAAGGGTTGGGGCTTCATCAAGCAAGAGACTGGCCCCGACGTCTTCGTTCACTATTCGCAGATCAACGGGGAGGGGCGCCGCCGTCTTTTCGAAGACGAGACCGTTGAATTTGAGATCAAAGAAGGTCCCAAAGGTCTGCAGGCGGTCAACGTGATCCGCGCCACCGCCTGA